A genomic window from Sorex araneus isolate mSorAra2 chromosome 2, mSorAra2.pri, whole genome shotgun sequence includes:
- the LOC129401884 gene encoding elongin-A-like, translated as MQPEGQARPAPDATLDKLQAQLALLPRPAKLLKALTRLSALPPTAALLDDSRLSKALRRLRDYQQPAALAARLLDRWSPLLDAPAPAEAGTASPSKSRGRKRSREARAGGNCGQQEPTAPRADTPDAAEPAPQGPPRTVPPLRIKLTRLPSGARAAGTPTRCPRGHADSESQAPARLSREECLDYQPPPRKKQRTKSAQAGQEPRTQHAQGSGGGDDDDDDDDDDHWALESADGPPARPEDPRPSTREDPQLAAALSDSLACRPDPAPAPGDAGEAPLPHWDWGSFGQPSPPRQHEPDLAPCRVNAKTRVFAGSKRAHGPAVPSLRQLCTRLLQNHLDAIGPLPPASYSLLQPVLRSCSPDQLYRIETCNPGLVPHADHLWKAHCAQKFPTDTPRPGESWRDAYLRLQLAREQRLQALTLNFRSARLTKLQDARTKIVVFHGPTAKPFPLPKTPHVDPEEAIRHETEPHSAPAPTACQPEPRTNAPTSLPPAGLPEATSANPGPAASQRTQAFAKRKPNKPMPRLMAKSIKDFRTLLSRR; from the coding sequence ATGcagccagaaggccaggcccgcCCGGCGCCGGACGCCACCCTGGACAAGCTGCAAGCTCAGCTGGCCCTCCTGCCCAGACCCGCCAAGCTCCTCAAGGCGCTGACCAGGCTCTCCGCGCTGCCGCCCACCGCCGCTCTCCTGGACGACTCCCGCCTCAGCAAGGCCCTCAGGCGCCTGCGCGACTACCAGCAGCCGGCCGCTCTGGCCGCACGCTTGCTGGACCGCTGGAGTCCGCTCCTGGACGCTCCGGCCCCAGCCGAAGCCGGCACCGCCAGCCCAAGCAAGAGCCGGGGCCGGAAGCGCTCCAGGGAGGCCCGAGCGGGAGGAAACTGCGGCCAGCAAGAGCCCACGGCCCCACGCGCGGACACACCGGACGCCGCAGAACCCGcgccccagggacccccgaggACCGTGCCtccgctgaggatcaaactcacacGCCTTCCTTCGGGGGCGAGGGCAGCGGGgacccccacccgctgcccccgCGGGCACGCAGACAGCGAGTCCCAGGCCCCCGCACGCCTGTCTCGGGAGGAGTGTCTCGACTACCAACCGCCACCCAGGAAAAAGCAAAGGACCAAGAGCGCACAGGCGGGGCAGGAGCCCCGCACCCAGCACGCTCAAGGGAGCGGGGGAggcgacgacgacgacgacgacgacgacgacgaccaCTGGGCCTTGGAGTCAGCCGacgggcccccagcccgcccagaGGACCCGCGGCCTTCCACACGCGAAGACCCCCAGCTGGCAGCggccctctcggacagcctggcctgCCGGCCAGACCCCGCTCCCGCTCCGGGAGACGCGGGGGAGGCCCCGCTCCCGCACTGGGACTGGGGGTCCTTCGGGCAGCCTTCGCCCCCACGCCAGCACGAACCGGACTTGGCCCCGTGCAGAGTCAACGCCAAGACCCGCGTGTTCGCGGGCTCCAAGCGAGCCCACGGCCCCGCCGTGCCCAGCCTGCGCCAGCTCTGCACGCGCCTCCTGCAGAATCACCTGGATGCCATCGGCCCGCTGCCGCCCGCCTCCTACTCTCTTCTCCAGCCCGTCCTGCGCAGCTGCTCGCCGGATCAACTCTACCGCATCGAGACCTGCAACCCGGGCCTCGTGCCCCACGCAGACCACCTCTGGAAGGCTCACTGTGCCCAGAAATTTCCCACGGACACGCCGAGACCGGGGGAATCCTGGCGCGACGCCTACCTGAGGCTTCAGCTGGCCAGAGAGCAGCGCCTCCAAGCTCTCACCCTCAATTTCCGCTCGGCCCGCCTCACCAAGTTGCAAGACGCCCGCACCAAGATCGTGGTCTTCCACGGCCCAACCGCAAAGCCCTTCCCACTACCGAAGACGCCCCACGTGGACCCCGAAGAAGCCATTCGGCACGAGACCGAGCcccactcagccccagcccccaccgcctGCCAGCCAGAGCCCCGCACCAacgcccccacctcccttcctccgGCGGGCCTGCCCGAGGCCACCTCAGCCAACCCAGGCCCTGCCGCTTCCCAACGCACGCAGGCCTTCGCCAAACGCAAACCCAACAAGCCAATGCCCCGCCTGATGGCCAAGTCCATCAAAGACTTCAGGACATTGCTCTCCCGGCGCTAA